In Raphanus sativus cultivar WK10039 chromosome 5, ASM80110v3, whole genome shotgun sequence, the following proteins share a genomic window:
- the LOC130494839 gene encoding uncharacterized protein LOC130494839, whose amino-acid sequence MDFLFWRKSATVEPELDRDPYPWIIWYIWKARNDKLFRGIDRDPLELVRYAESECQAWFNANERVSANLQENGRNESNDGSQVISLTNICMVDGSWTATAQFSGSGWARIRSAFGTGSTAMGDGEHASTFYMPDFWNGL is encoded by the exons ATGGACTTTTTATTCTGGAGGAAGAGTGCTACTGTAGAGCCTGAATTAGACAGGGATCCTTATCCCTGGATAAtctggtatatttggaaagcaaggaatGACAAGCTGTTTAGAGGAATCGATAGAGACCCATTGGAATTGGTACGATATGCGGAGAGTGAGTGCCAAGCCTGGTTTAATGCAAATGAAAGGGTGTCAGCAAATCTCCAAGAGAATGGAAGGAATGAATCTAATGATGGATCTCAAGTCATAAGCTTGACAAACATATGCATGGTGGATGGATCCTGGACGGCTACAGCGCAGTTCAGTGGAAGTGGCTGG GCGAGAATCCGCTCTGCATTCGGAACTGGAAGCACTGCGATGGGCGATGGAGAACATGCTTCAACATTCTACATGCCAGACTTTTGGAACGGATTGTAA
- the LOC108857082 gene encoding early light-induced protein 1, chloroplastic: protein MATASFNMQSVFAGGLTIRKINTNNLFFAGNFPNLKRKFPVGVRCMAEREPMKDESAPSTSAAQPLPKSSSPPPPPPPTKPKVSTKFSDLLAFSGPAPERINGRLAMVGFVAALAVELSKGENVFAQISDGGVSWFLGTTAILTLASLVPLFQGVTVESKSKGFMTSNVELWNGRFAMLGLVALAFTEFVKGGTLI from the exons ATGGCAACGGCGTCGTTTAACATGCAGTCAGTCTTCGCCGGTGGATTGACCATTCGCAAGATCAACACAAACAACCTTTTCTTCGCCGGAAACTTCCCTAATCTCAAGAGGAAGTTTCCTGTGGGAGTGAGATGCATGGCTGAG CGAGAACCAATGAAGGATGAGTCTGCCCCGTCGACCTCGGCGGCTCAGCCTTTGCCTAAGTCATCgtccccaccaccaccacctcctcctacTAAGCCTAAG GTGAGCACCAAGTTTAGCGACTTGCTAGCGTTTAGCGGTCCAGCACCAGAGAGAATAAATGGCCGTTTAGCGATGGTTGGATTCGTGGCTGCGTTGGCAGTTGAACTTTCCAAAGGAGAAAATGTTTTCGCCCAGATCTCCGACGGTGGAGTCTCGTGGTTCCTTGGCACGACAGCTATCTTGACACTTGCGTCGCTTGTGCCACTTTTCCAAGGCGTCACCGTTGAGTCGAAGTCCAAAGGTTTCATGACATCAAACGTTGAGCTTTGGAATGGGCGATTCGCAATGCTTGGTTTAGTCGCTTTGGCGTTCACTGAGTTCGTCAAGGGTGGAACCCTCATCTGA